In Malus sylvestris chromosome 15, drMalSylv7.2, whole genome shotgun sequence, a single genomic region encodes these proteins:
- the LOC126604616 gene encoding sulfate transporter 1.2-like, protein MSKRIKDNEADIRSGPSSNQQTNSAERVLPQQQQQQAYQVHKVGEPAKPQLFEEFSAIMKETFFSDEPLRAFKDQTKRRKLVLGLQALFPIFGWVRDYNLSKLRGDVIAGLTIASLCIPQDLGYAKLANLPSENGLYSSFVPPLIYAFMGSSRDIAIGPVAVVSLLLGSLVQNEVDYKTDADDYLRLMLTATFFAGVTQLTLGFLRLGFLIDFLSHASIVGFMGGAAITISLQQLKGLLGIKIFTKKPDIVSVMRSVFSAVHHGWNWQTILIGVSFLAFLLLTKYIGKKNKKLFWVPAIAPLISVILSTFFVYITRADKKGVAIVYKIRPGVNPPSAHLIYFTGENVMKGFRIGSVAGMVALTEGVAIARTFAGIKDYEVDGNKEMVAMGTMNIIGSFTSCYVATGSFSRSAVNYMAGCHTAVSNIVMSLVVLLTLELITPIFKYTPNAILASIIISAVLGLIDFEAMKLIWKIDKFDFVACMGAFFGVVFISVEIGLLLAVSISFAKILLQVTRPRTTLLGKLPRTNVYRNIQQYPHATQIPGILIIRVDSAIYFSNSNYIKERILRWVTDEEEQLKEKSLPKIEYLIVEMSPVTDIDTSGIHALEELYRSLQKRKIELALANPGTVVIDKIHASEFVDLIGKGKIFLSVADAILTFAPHHEEP, encoded by the exons ATGAGTAAGCGTATCAAAGACAATGAAGCGGACATCAGAAGCGGACCTTCATCGAACCAACAAACTAATTCAGCTGAGAGAGTGTTgccgcagcagcagcagcagcaggcaTATCAAGTTCATAAGGTTGGAGAGCCTGCGAAGCCACAACTTTTTGAGGAATTCAGTGCCATCATGAAGGAAACATTCTTTTCGGATGAGCCCTTGCGTGCTTTCAAAGACCAAACAAAGAGGAGGAAGTTGGTTCTCGGTCTTCAAGCTCTCTTCCCGATATTTGGGTGGGTGAGGGATTACAACCTTTCTAAACTCAGAGGAGACGTCATCGCTGGACTTACCATTGCAAGTCTCTGTATTCCTCAGGATCTTGGATATGCAAAGCTTGCCAATCTGCCCAGTGAGAATGGCTTAT ACAGTAGTTTCGTACCACCGCTTATTTATGCGTTCATGGGTAGCTCAAGGGACATTGCAATTGGACCGGTGGCCGTGGTGTCTCTGTTGCTTGGGAGTTTGGTGCAGAATGAGGTTGATTATAAAACGGATGCAGACGACTATCTGCGCCTAATGTTAACTGCTACATTCTTTGCCGGAGTCACACAACTTACTTTAGGATTTCTCAG GTTGGGATTCTTGATTGATTTTCTATCTCATGCTTCCATTGTTGGATTTATGGGTGGAGCTGCCATTACCATTTCCCTTCAGCAGCTTAAAGGGTTACTTGGCATCAAGATATTTACCAAGAAACCTGACATTGTTTCCGTTATGCGTTCAGTATTTTCTGCAGTACATCATGGG TGGAACTGGCAAACTATACTAATAGGAGTCTCCTTCTTGGCATTTCTTCTGTTGACGAAGTACATC ggaaaaaagaacaagaaactATTTTGGGTGCCTGCAATTGCACCTTTGATCTCAGTTATCCTGTCTACCTTTTTTGTTTATATCACCCGTGCAGATAAGAAAGGTGTTGCAATT GTGTATAAAATAAGGCCGGGCGTAAACCCACCTTCCGCTCATTTAATTTATTTCACTGGAGAGAATGTTATGAAAGGCTTCAGGATCGGTTCTGTGGCCGGTATGGTAGCATTGACG GAAGGTGTAGCAATCGCGAGAACGTTTGCTGGGATTAAGGACTATGAGGTTGATGGAAACAAAGAAATGGTGGCAATGGGAACCATGAACATTATTGGTTCATTCACATCCTGCTATGTTGCCACCGGCTCCTTTTCTCGCTCAGCTGTCAATTACATGGCCGGCTGCCACACAGCGGTCTCAAACATCGTCATGTCTTTGGTGGTCCTCCTCACGTTGGAACTCATCACACCCATTTTCAAGTACACCCCCAACGCCATTCTCGCTTCCATCATTATTTCAGCTGTCCTGGGACTGATCGATTTTGAGGCCATGAAACTCATTTGGAAGATTGACAAATTCGACTTTGTTGCTTGCATGGGAGCCTTCTTCGGTGTGGTTTTCATTTCCGTTGAGATTGGCCTGTTGCTTGCCGTCTCCATTTCATTTGCCAAAATCCTCTTGCAAGTCACAAGACCAAGAACCACGCTGCTAGGAAAGCTCCCCAGGACTAATGTGTACAGAAACATCCAGCAGTATCCCCATGCCACACAGATTCCCGGGATTCTCATTATTAGAGTTGATTCTGCAATTTACTTCTCCAACTCCAACTATATTAAAGAGAG GATTTTGAGATGGGTAACAGACGAAGAAGAACAACTGAAGGAAAAGAGTCTACCCAAAATCGAGTACTTGATCGTAGAAATGTCGC CTGTCACTGACATAGACACAAGTGGAATTCATGCCTTGGAAGAGCTCTACAGGAGTCTTCAGAAGAGAAAGATCGAG CTTGCTTTAGCAAATCCTGGCACAGTAGTCATTGACAAGATTCATGCATCGGAGTTTGTCGATTTGATTGGAAAGGGCAAGATTTTTCTTTCAGTTGCAGATGCCATTCTTACATTTGCCCCCCATCATGAAGAACCTTGA